A section of the Chryseobacterium ginsenosidimutans genome encodes:
- the lpdA gene encoding dihydrolipoyl dehydrogenase, with translation MNYDIIVIGSGPGGYVTAIRAAQLGFKTAIIEKENLGGICLNWGCIPTKALLKSAQVFHYINHAEDYGLNKVEGSFEFPNVIQRSRGVANKMSKGIEFLMKKNKIDVILGTAKVLKDKKVSVTDKEGKVTEYAGSNIIIATGARSRELPNLPQDGKKVIGYRQALSLPEQPKSMIVVGSGAIGVEFADFYNTMGTKVTVVEFMPNIVPVEDEEISKHLEKSLKKTGIEIMTNASVESVDTSGEGVKATVKTAKGNITLEADILLSAVGIAANIENIGLEEVGIQTDKGRVLVNEWYETSVPGYYAIGDLIPTQALAHVASAEGITCVEKIKGLHVEKIDYGNIPGCTYCHPEVASVGLTEKQAKEKGYEIKVGKFPLSASGKATANGNTDGFVKVIFDAKYGEWLGCHMIGEGVTDMVAEAVVARKLETTGHEIIKSIHPHPTVSEAIMEAAAAAYGEVIHI, from the coding sequence ATGAACTACGATATTATTGTCATAGGAAGTGGTCCTGGTGGATATGTTACAGCGATTAGAGCGGCACAGTTGGGTTTCAAAACTGCAATTATCGAGAAAGAAAATTTAGGAGGAATCTGCCTTAACTGGGGATGTATTCCGACTAAGGCTTTGTTGAAATCTGCTCAGGTTTTTCATTATATCAACCACGCAGAAGATTATGGTTTGAATAAAGTGGAAGGAAGTTTTGAATTTCCAAACGTAATTCAAAGAAGCCGTGGTGTTGCCAACAAAATGAGCAAAGGGATTGAATTCTTAATGAAAAAGAATAAAATCGATGTCATCTTGGGAACAGCTAAAGTTTTAAAAGATAAAAAAGTTTCTGTTACAGATAAAGAAGGTAAAGTGACCGAATATGCAGGAAGCAATATTATCATTGCAACCGGTGCACGTTCTAGAGAATTGCCAAACTTACCTCAGGATGGTAAAAAAGTAATCGGATACAGACAGGCATTGTCTCTTCCTGAGCAGCCAAAATCTATGATTGTTGTAGGTTCGGGAGCGATTGGAGTAGAATTTGCTGATTTCTATAACACAATGGGAACGAAAGTAACTGTTGTTGAATTTATGCCAAACATCGTTCCTGTAGAAGATGAGGAAATTTCTAAACACTTAGAAAAATCTTTGAAAAAGACAGGAATCGAGATCATGACAAATGCTTCTGTAGAAAGCGTTGATACAAGCGGAGAAGGTGTAAAAGCTACCGTAAAAACGGCGAAAGGAAACATCACTCTTGAAGCTGATATTTTGTTATCTGCGGTTGGTATTGCTGCAAATATTGAGAACATCGGTCTTGAGGAAGTAGGAATCCAGACAGATAAAGGCAGAGTTTTGGTTAATGAATGGTACGAAACTTCAGTTCCCGGATATTATGCAATCGGAGATTTGATCCCGACTCAGGCTTTGGCACACGTTGCTTCTGCTGAAGGTATCACTTGTGTTGAAAAAATCAAAGGACTTCACGTTGAAAAAATCGACTACGGTAATATTCCAGGATGTACTTACTGTCACCCGGAAGTAGCTTCTGTAGGTCTTACTGAGAAGCAGGCTAAAGAAAAAGGTTACGAAATCAAAGTGGGCAAATTCCCTCTTTCTGCAAGTGGAAAAGCGACTGCAAACGGAAATACTGACGGTTTCGTTAAGGTTATTTTCGATGCTAAATATGGTGAATGGTTAGGTTGCCACATGATTGGTGAAGGTGTTACAGATATGGTTGCTGAAGCTGTTGTTGCTAGAAAACTGGAAACTACAGGTCACGAAATTATTAAATCAATTCACCCGCATCCAACAGTGTCTGAAGCAATTATGGAAGCTGCTGCTGCTGCATATGGTGAAGTGATTCACATTTAA